In one Nitratidesulfovibrio vulgaris str. Hildenborough genomic region, the following are encoded:
- a CDS encoding DegT/DnrJ/EryC1/StrS family aminotransferase, with protein sequence MSVSDFCRRTGICPPYRHLPPGGVPLPVGDIVAAAGTALATGWQRASGDAASGDAGRAALAALGTALHALTGCRHAFALGTGRAALSVTLQAMRRLAPARDVVLLPAYTSYSVAAAAVHAGLLVRLYDLDPATLAPRMEDVTAQLDDRVLAVVACHLFGYPVPTGALRDLCHGAGAMLVDDAAQAMGARSADGLAGTTGDAGLFSLARGKNITAVDGGLVVTDDDALAAAVAGLVPWAALPCTASTAATPSVTTAATPSAPGPVTGLATGDASGAAPGEASGTTAAGPSTGTSPAPARGRAAEAVADMRLLARVVMLRLFLNPALYWVPASLPFLGIGTSRFDPDFEVGPLRPLQATLAARAMARLDAINGDRSRVATALEQRLHHVPGLRTLCVQPGAMPVHLRLPVLPEACEWPGDTVPEASRLGLVRSYPLSLQDLAAEAPRLAAHLLPGPDCPASRWLAATLLTLPTHAGVTEDDMDAMADNLSAVMAGVPAGEMPGVPAGGTSGGTTCGSYEAVRACPAAGIAVSGRPDGGAR encoded by the coding sequence GCGGGCCGCGCTGCGCTGGCGGCCCTCGGCACGGCGCTGCACGCGCTCACGGGTTGCCGTCACGCCTTCGCCCTCGGCACCGGGCGGGCGGCCCTCTCCGTGACGCTACAGGCCATGCGCCGTCTAGCCCCGGCGCGTGACGTGGTGCTGCTGCCCGCCTACACCTCGTATTCCGTGGCTGCCGCCGCCGTACACGCGGGGCTGCTGGTGCGGCTGTACGACCTCGACCCCGCGACGCTGGCCCCCCGCATGGAGGATGTGACCGCGCAGCTGGACGACCGGGTGCTGGCGGTGGTGGCGTGCCACCTCTTCGGCTACCCCGTGCCCACCGGTGCCTTGCGCGACCTGTGCCACGGGGCCGGGGCCATGCTGGTGGACGATGCGGCGCAGGCCATGGGCGCACGTTCAGCCGACGGGCTTGCGGGCACCACGGGCGATGCGGGGTTGTTCAGCCTCGCCCGTGGCAAGAACATCACGGCGGTGGACGGCGGCCTCGTGGTCACGGACGACGACGCGCTGGCGGCTGCCGTGGCGGGACTCGTGCCGTGGGCGGCGCTGCCCTGCACCGCATCCACTGCGGCGACGCCTTCAGTGACGACAGCAGCGACGCCTTCCGCACCCGGCCCGGTGACGGGTCTGGCGACGGGTGACGCATCGGGTGCAGCACCGGGTGAAGCATCGGGCACCACGGCGGCTGGCCCATCGACTGGCACGTCACCCGCCCCGGCGCGGGGCAGGGCTGCGGAGGCCGTCGCCGACATGCGCCTTCTGGCGCGTGTGGTCATGCTGCGCCTCTTCCTGAATCCCGCCCTGTACTGGGTGCCCGCGTCGCTGCCCTTTCTCGGCATCGGGACATCCCGCTTCGACCCCGATTTCGAGGTCGGGCCCCTGCGCCCCTTGCAGGCGACGCTGGCGGCGCGCGCCATGGCGCGGCTTGACGCCATCAACGGCGACCGCAGCCGCGTGGCGACGGCACTGGAACAGCGTCTCCATCACGTGCCGGGGTTGCGCACCCTCTGTGTGCAGCCGGGGGCGATGCCCGTCCACCTGCGGCTTCCGGTGCTGCCCGAGGCGTGCGAATGGCCCGGCGACACCGTGCCGGAGGCGTCACGCCTCGGCCTTGTGCGGTCGTACCCCCTGTCGCTGCAAGACCTCGCGGCAGAGGCCCCGCGGCTGGCGGCGCACCTTCTGCCCGGGCCGGACTGCCCCGCATCGCGGTGGCTGGCCGCCACGCTGCTGACCCTGCCCACCCATGCCGGGGTGACGGAAGACGACATGGACGCCATGGCGGACAACCTGTCTGCCGTCATGGCGGGGGTGCCCGCTGGAGAGATGCCGGGGGTACCCGCTGGAGGAACCTCGGGCGGCACGACGTGCGGTTCGTATGAGGCCGTCCGCGCCTGCCCTGCCGCGGGTATCGCCGTGTCAGGCCGACCCGATGGGGGTGCGCGATGA
- a CDS encoding glycosyltransferase family 2 protein: MKTLFWLSSGLLAYAFVGYPLLLEAGSRLVRRTAARRAASPDVSPAAPSSARPSASMAASWHSAAQADAPSVRPSAGPSASSPDTARVIPDADLPTVSVLLSVFDEEAVIERKILNFLALDYPAERIELCVVSDGCTDATESIVARYAGQRVRLVRQEARGGKTRALNRAAAEAHGDVLVFTDANAMFRPDCVRRLAERLADPGVGLVSGVSVYVHASGDTTAGGVYRRYEEWIKSRESDLFSIVGADGAAYAMRRALYTPLAPEYINDLLHPVQVLLAGARAVSEPRAVVEEEVDAPVASPGSTQPGNTQPGSTSSGGRSSFGTSPGMQPGPQSRPRPQAQPDSQPDTGAEMRRQTRIMAQSWLICLRQLPVLVRRGCWGFVWQMLSHKVLRWATLPLLAVCAVSAVALVPRGMPYALAAAALAGGGLLAWAGARGLGGGRGWGGHARTAWLFVVLHAAAVNGLYRLLRGQTFVTWTPRGD; the protein is encoded by the coding sequence ATGAAGACGCTGTTCTGGCTGTCGTCCGGGCTGCTGGCCTATGCCTTCGTGGGCTACCCGCTGCTTCTGGAAGCGGGGTCGCGCCTCGTGCGGCGTACTGCGGCGCGTCGTGCCGCCTCCCCCGACGTCAGCCCTGCCGCCCCTTCGTCAGCCCGCCCTTCAGCCAGTATGGCCGCATCATGGCACAGCGCGGCACAGGCCGATGCCCCGTCCGTCCGTCCGTCAGCTGGCCCGTCCGCATCCTCACCCGACACGGCCCGCGTCATCCCGGACGCCGACCTGCCCACCGTGAGCGTGCTGCTCTCCGTCTTCGACGAGGAGGCGGTCATCGAGCGCAAGATACTGAATTTCCTCGCGCTGGACTACCCGGCAGAGCGCATCGAACTGTGCGTGGTCTCCGACGGCTGCACCGACGCCACCGAGAGCATCGTCGCCCGCTACGCGGGGCAGCGGGTGCGCCTCGTGCGGCAGGAGGCACGCGGCGGCAAGACCCGCGCCCTCAACCGCGCCGCGGCAGAGGCACACGGCGACGTGCTGGTCTTCACCGACGCCAACGCCATGTTCCGCCCCGACTGCGTGCGGCGGCTGGCCGAACGGCTTGCCGACCCCGGCGTGGGCCTCGTCAGCGGTGTGAGCGTCTACGTCCACGCCAGCGGCGACACCACGGCGGGCGGCGTGTACCGGCGCTACGAGGAATGGATCAAATCGCGCGAGAGCGACCTCTTCTCCATCGTGGGGGCCGACGGCGCGGCCTATGCCATGCGCCGTGCGCTCTACACCCCGCTGGCCCCGGAGTATATCAACGACCTGCTGCACCCCGTACAGGTGCTGCTGGCGGGGGCGCGGGCCGTGAGCGAACCCCGTGCCGTGGTCGAGGAGGAGGTCGACGCGCCCGTAGCGTCACCCGGCAGCACGCAACCGGGCAACACGCAACCGGGCAGCACGTCGTCTGGCGGAAGGTCATCTTTCGGCACGTCACCCGGCATGCAACCCGGCCCGCAGTCCCGCCCGCGACCGCAGGCGCAGCCCGACTCACAGCCCGATACGGGCGCGGAGATGCGGCGTCAGACCCGCATCATGGCCCAGTCGTGGCTCATCTGCCTGCGGCAGCTTCCGGTGCTGGTGCGCCGGGGGTGCTGGGGCTTCGTGTGGCAGATGCTGTCGCACAAGGTGTTGCGCTGGGCCACGCTGCCGTTGCTGGCGGTGTGCGCGGTCAGTGCGGTGGCGCTCGTCCCCCGCGGTATGCCCTATGCCCTCGCGGCTGCGGCCCTCGCAGGCGGCGGACTGCTGGCGTGGGCCGGGGCGCGCGGGCTTGGCGGCGGGCGGGGGTGGGGCGGTCATGCCCGCACGGCGTGGCTGTTCGTGGTGCTTCATGCCGCTGCGGTCAACGGCCTGTACAGGCTGCTGCGCGGGCAGACCTTCGTGACGTGGACGCCCAGAGGGGACTGA
- a CDS encoding sugar-transfer associated ATP-grasp domain-containing protein, producing MQARTPVIAVARILRHAWRLGRKVVRAMRADHCPLPLPSFAYLNGEGDMARLHRACQRLDVSRCVTAASWVRLLISTLSWPGSAFMGSVARAVRQGGDVARRYHVPRWRQVGQSYKAAMRHNMNARLFYDFDLFRPDAPSPGSFIMPHELRIIADVLSATSMSPDITDRVAFLRRCDELGLPCVPVLARFDPDGTVAWAEDALQQAQGRDLYLKPADWDDGLCGELWQWRSGQGCWLRHGNRVTLDDIGARARDLSAGRTMLLQPFEPAHPVLRPLGLLGSCSVRCFTLAAIGGEPELVAALTRIPGGWWRAECGPEYGLTARVVDLRTGELGDGVKSRSPQRWKRHPETGEVIAGLRLPLWDEARALATEAHRLMPDYPVMSWDIVIGTDTLRLLGGSPAPRIDTARFPAGEGMNDERFANFILAHCERLGAVAAVH from the coding sequence ATGCAGGCAAGAACACCCGTTATCGCCGTGGCGCGCATCCTGCGCCATGCGTGGAGGCTTGGACGCAAGGTCGTGCGTGCCATGCGCGCCGACCACTGCCCGCTGCCGCTGCCCTCGTTCGCGTACCTGAACGGAGAGGGCGACATGGCGCGGTTGCACCGTGCCTGCCAAAGGCTGGACGTGTCACGCTGCGTGACCGCCGCCTCGTGGGTGCGGCTTCTCATCAGCACGCTGTCGTGGCCCGGCAGTGCGTTCATGGGCAGCGTCGCCCGGGCGGTGCGGCAGGGGGGCGACGTGGCCCGCCGTTACCATGTGCCGCGCTGGCGGCAGGTGGGCCAAAGCTACAAGGCGGCCATGCGCCACAACATGAACGCGCGGCTGTTCTACGACTTCGACCTCTTCCGGCCCGACGCGCCAAGCCCCGGCAGCTTCATCATGCCGCATGAACTGCGCATCATCGCCGATGTGCTGTCCGCCACCAGCATGTCGCCCGACATCACCGACCGCGTGGCCTTCCTGCGCCGTTGCGACGAACTGGGTCTGCCCTGCGTGCCGGTGCTGGCGCGCTTCGACCCCGACGGCACGGTGGCATGGGCCGAAGACGCCCTGCAACAGGCGCAGGGGCGCGACCTGTACCTCAAGCCCGCCGACTGGGACGACGGGCTGTGCGGCGAACTGTGGCAATGGCGCAGCGGGCAGGGCTGCTGGCTGCGGCACGGCAACCGGGTGACGCTGGACGACATCGGGGCGCGCGCACGCGACCTTTCCGCAGGGCGCACCATGCTGCTGCAACCCTTCGAACCCGCCCACCCCGTGTTGCGGCCCCTCGGCCTTCTGGGGTCGTGCTCGGTGCGCTGCTTCACGCTGGCGGCCATCGGGGGCGAACCGGAACTCGTCGCGGCGCTGACGCGTATCCCCGGCGGGTGGTGGCGGGCCGAATGCGGCCCGGAATACGGCCTCACGGCGCGGGTGGTCGACCTGCGGACGGGTGAACTCGGCGATGGCGTCAAGAGCCGTTCGCCGCAACGCTGGAAGCGCCACCCCGAGACGGGCGAGGTCATCGCCGGCCTGCGTCTGCCCCTGTGGGACGAGGCACGCGCCCTCGCCACCGAGGCGCACCGCCTGATGCCCGACTACCCCGTCATGTCGTGGGACATCGTCATCGGCACCGACACGTTGCGGCTTCTGGGCGGCAGCCCCGCGCCGCGCATCGACACCGCACGCTTCCCGGCGGGCGAGGGCATGAACGACGAACGGTTCGCCAACTTCATCCTCGCGCATTGCGAACGGCTGGGTGCCGTGGCCGCCGTGCATTGA
- a CDS encoding O-antigen ligase family protein encodes MVAIHLLTLVGFTRIAELFPVLAPLHLGKLAFALGGLTLAVSASRITPPVVWRTPLLRQVLLLLLLAALSVPFSVWRAGALESFQGVAKTVFIFVALAVMSRRDGGAMLRLALMIGVSLLSGMMLVEKGTGRAFVSATYDANDLALLFAMFLPVLGAEGLAGRWVVRLAAWGAAAMALVAMTMTQSRGGLVALAVMGLHMVLASRRRLPLLALLLLAGGIFYASADASFWDRFAILGDADADYNVSARTGRLELWKSGLAMMLSNPLLGVGVGQFAPANFMYGNGAYLTAHNTYIQVATEMGLAALVVYCSLLLTVARLADRGISPSRPSHPSGTPPETSSEALPEAPPGHEDPHARAERLRWLGVRYALTAFMTGICFVSEAFSMSFFCLLALVAAMAVRLEEREAASGIADEPQTPAPEPYRRGRGRGGAGNVRPGSHNAGTTLGRRRSPAHAAIHDPSGR; translated from the coding sequence ATGGTCGCCATTCATCTGCTGACACTGGTGGGGTTCACGCGCATCGCGGAACTGTTCCCCGTGCTCGCCCCGCTGCATCTGGGCAAGCTGGCCTTCGCGCTGGGCGGGCTGACGCTGGCCGTGAGCGCGTCGCGCATCACGCCGCCCGTGGTATGGCGCACGCCCCTGCTGCGGCAGGTCCTGCTGCTGCTCTTGCTCGCGGCGCTGAGCGTGCCGTTCAGCGTCTGGCGCGCCGGTGCGCTGGAGAGCTTTCAGGGGGTGGCGAAGACGGTGTTCATCTTCGTGGCGCTGGCGGTCATGTCGCGTCGTGACGGGGGGGCGATGCTGCGGCTTGCGCTGATGATCGGCGTTTCGCTGCTGAGCGGCATGATGCTGGTGGAGAAGGGCACGGGCCGCGCCTTCGTGAGCGCCACCTACGACGCCAACGACCTTGCCCTGCTCTTCGCCATGTTCCTGCCGGTGCTCGGGGCCGAAGGGCTGGCAGGGCGCTGGGTGGTGCGGCTCGCCGCGTGGGGGGCCGCCGCCATGGCCCTCGTGGCCATGACCATGACCCAGTCGCGCGGCGGACTCGTGGCCCTTGCGGTGATGGGGTTGCACATGGTGCTGGCCTCGCGGCGCAGGCTGCCGCTGCTGGCGCTCTTGCTGCTGGCGGGCGGCATCTTCTACGCCAGTGCCGACGCCTCGTTCTGGGACCGGTTCGCCATCCTGGGCGACGCGGATGCGGACTACAACGTCTCCGCCCGAACGGGACGGCTCGAACTGTGGAAGAGCGGCCTCGCCATGATGCTGTCGAACCCGCTTCTCGGCGTGGGGGTGGGGCAGTTCGCCCCCGCCAACTTCATGTACGGCAACGGCGCCTATCTCACGGCGCACAACACCTACATCCAGGTGGCCACCGAGATGGGGCTGGCGGCCCTTGTGGTGTACTGCTCGCTGCTGCTGACGGTGGCGCGGCTTGCCGACCGTGGCATCTCCCCGTCCCGTCCCTCGCACCCGTCCGGAACCCCGCCCGAAACCTCGTCCGAAGCCCTGCCCGAAGCCCCGCCCGGGCATGAAGACCCTCACGCCCGCGCGGAACGGTTGCGCTGGCTTGGCGTGCGCTACGCCCTCACCGCGTTCATGACCGGCATCTGCTTCGTCTCCGAGGCGTTCAGCATGTCGTTCTTCTGCCTGCTGGCCCTCGTGGCGGCCATGGCGGTGCGTCTTGAGGAGCGCGAGGCCGCCTCCGGCATCGCCGACGAACCGCAGACGCCCGCCCCCGAACCCTACAGGCGGGGGCGCGGACGGGGCGGTGCGGGCAACGTCCGCCCCGGCAGCCACAACGCGGGCACCACCCTCGGGCGACGCCGTTCACCGGCCCACGCCGCCATCCACGACCCGTCAGGCAGGTGA
- a CDS encoding lipopolysaccharide biosynthesis protein, giving the protein MGTSGYFARNSVIRIVSFAVGVGFALFVTPVVVGTLGKTNYGVWVLVSSVACYFLLLEGGVMQAVSRHAAAALARDDRHEVDRVCTAGFALHALSCCLALCVTGGLALFAGVFASDQLPVERLRQCLVIYSVCLSLFFLFRTHTGLLMAEMRWTLIAVLAMLRSAFTSLAVLLMITPENGLWLLAAVNGGGFLLEGAACLLFARRSGRGRVRVALFDAALARELLGYGWAFTVTQLGESMRYRSQNYIIALFSGVREVAVFSIAMQFIGYFLSLMQSAFGIMVPYFSRMQARGDRDDTAGSLLFALRLSYVTASFIGLCLIFYGQEFIVLWLGPGFAEAHDALVPLTLGAVFSLGMLPADGYLLGTARHRMLARCAMAEGVSIVLLSLALAGPFGMEGVAWAYCGVALVFRAGVVPWFVFTQAGLPLLAYARLLAEVAVTHVAPQVLLYLIMRGTLGTGYLQLALLAGMQGVLAVGIQSSLLRFTRGAA; this is encoded by the coding sequence ATGGGCACGTCCGGCTACTTCGCACGCAATTCCGTCATCCGCATCGTGTCGTTCGCGGTGGGGGTGGGGTTCGCCCTGTTCGTGACCCCGGTGGTGGTGGGCACGCTGGGCAAGACGAACTATGGCGTGTGGGTGCTGGTCAGTTCCGTGGCCTGCTACTTCCTGCTGCTCGAGGGCGGCGTGATGCAGGCCGTGTCGCGCCATGCGGCTGCGGCCCTTGCGCGTGACGACCGGCACGAGGTCGACCGGGTGTGCACGGCGGGCTTCGCCCTCCATGCGCTGTCGTGCTGTCTGGCCCTGTGCGTGACCGGGGGGCTTGCGCTGTTCGCCGGTGTCTTCGCCTCCGACCAGCTGCCCGTGGAGAGGCTGCGCCAGTGCCTTGTCATCTACAGCGTGTGCCTCTCGCTGTTCTTCCTGTTCAGGACGCACACCGGGCTGCTCATGGCCGAGATGCGCTGGACGCTCATCGCCGTGCTGGCCATGCTGCGCAGCGCGTTCACCAGCCTTGCGGTGCTGCTCATGATCACGCCGGAGAACGGCCTGTGGCTGCTGGCGGCGGTCAACGGCGGGGGCTTTCTGCTCGAAGGCGCGGCCTGCCTGCTCTTCGCACGGCGCAGCGGGAGGGGGCGCGTGCGTGTGGCACTCTTCGACGCCGCCCTCGCGCGTGAGCTTCTCGGCTACGGCTGGGCCTTCACCGTGACGCAACTGGGCGAGTCGATGCGCTACCGGTCGCAGAACTACATCATCGCGCTGTTCTCGGGCGTGCGCGAGGTGGCCGTGTTCTCCATCGCCATGCAGTTCATCGGCTACTTCCTGAGCCTCATGCAGAGCGCCTTCGGCATCATGGTGCCGTACTTCAGCCGGATGCAGGCCCGCGGCGACCGGGACGACACCGCGGGTTCGCTGCTCTTCGCCCTGCGGCTGAGCTATGTGACGGCCTCGTTCATCGGGCTGTGCCTCATCTTCTACGGGCAGGAGTTCATCGTGCTGTGGCTCGGCCCCGGATTCGCCGAAGCCCACGACGCCCTCGTGCCGCTGACCCTCGGGGCCGTGTTCTCGCTGGGGATGCTGCCCGCAGACGGCTACCTGCTGGGGACGGCCCGTCACCGGATGCTGGCCCGCTGCGCCATGGCGGAGGGCGTCAGCATCGTACTGCTCTCGCTGGCGCTGGCGGGGCCCTTCGGCATGGAGGGCGTGGCATGGGCCTATTGCGGCGTGGCCCTCGTCTTTCGCGCCGGGGTGGTGCCGTGGTTCGTCTTCACGCAGGCGGGGCTTCCCCTTCTGGCCTACGCGCGCCTGCTGGCGGAGGTGGCGGTCACGCATGTGGCCCCGCAGGTGCTCCTGTACCTGATCATGCGGGGAACGCTCGGTACGGGCTACCTGCAACTGGCCCTTCTTGCGGGAATGCAGGGCGTGCTTGCCGTGGGCATCCAGTCATCCCTCCTGCGGTTCACGCGGGGTGCGGCCTGA
- a CDS encoding glycosyltransferase family 1 protein, with product MLEGRDFIVFSDDWGRHPFSCQHIMQHFMPGNRVLWVNTIGMRLPRLSLYDMRRAAEKLRSWVFPVRQDGAAASPDGLGDAVPEGLRVISPVMVPFAPLPPVRAFNRRSVVDAVTRNAREMGFRDPVLLATVPNAADYVGHCGESLVVYYCVDEFTVWPGMNLPDMVRDLEADLMRSADLVVAVSDALVRAKGNGRTPTRLLTHGVDVGHFARAAAPQPLPEALSDLRGPVVGFFGLIDSHLDVDIVEHILTARPQWNVVLIGTRRIPLTRLERHANFRWLPPVPYADLPRYAYRFDVAVIPYVVNEHTCTANPLKLKEYMATGRPVVTTPMPEALRYAACLHVATDGAGFVDAIDRELAAPSDAAPRRAALEGETWRDKAALLSAWIEEGLAARNAEGTPQGGAGGRDGTAGGRA from the coding sequence ATGCTCGAAGGCCGCGACTTCATCGTGTTCTCCGACGACTGGGGGCGGCACCCCTTCAGTTGCCAGCACATCATGCAGCACTTCATGCCCGGCAACCGGGTGCTGTGGGTGAACACCATCGGCATGAGGCTGCCGCGCCTTTCGCTGTACGACATGCGCCGCGCGGCGGAGAAGCTGCGCTCGTGGGTCTTCCCCGTCCGTCAGGACGGTGCCGCGGCATCGCCCGACGGGTTGGGCGATGCCGTACCGGAAGGGCTGCGCGTCATCTCTCCGGTCATGGTCCCCTTCGCGCCCCTGCCCCCCGTGCGGGCCTTCAACCGGCGCAGCGTGGTGGACGCGGTGACGCGCAACGCCCGCGAGATGGGCTTTCGCGACCCCGTGCTGCTGGCGACCGTGCCCAACGCGGCAGACTACGTGGGGCACTGCGGCGAATCGCTGGTGGTCTACTACTGCGTGGACGAGTTCACCGTGTGGCCGGGCATGAACCTGCCCGACATGGTGCGCGACCTCGAAGCCGACCTCATGCGTTCCGCCGACCTCGTGGTCGCCGTGTCGGACGCCCTCGTCCGTGCCAAGGGCAACGGGCGCACCCCCACGCGCCTGCTGACCCACGGGGTGGACGTGGGACACTTCGCAAGGGCCGCCGCACCGCAGCCACTGCCGGAAGCACTCTCCGACCTCCGTGGCCCGGTGGTGGGGTTCTTCGGCCTCATCGACAGTCATCTCGACGTGGACATCGTGGAACACATCCTCACCGCCCGTCCGCAGTGGAACGTGGTGCTCATCGGCACGCGGCGCATCCCGCTGACGCGCCTCGAACGCCATGCCAACTTCCGGTGGCTGCCGCCCGTGCCCTATGCGGACCTGCCGCGCTACGCCTACCGCTTCGACGTGGCCGTCATCCCCTATGTGGTGAACGAGCACACCTGCACCGCCAATCCGCTGAAGCTCAAGGAGTACATGGCGACGGGCAGGCCCGTGGTCACCACCCCCATGCCCGAGGCGCTGCGCTATGCCGCGTGCCTGCATGTGGCCACGGACGGTGCGGGCTTCGTGGACGCCATCGACCGCGAACTCGCCGCCCCGTCCGATGCCGCCCCGCGCCGTGCGGCGCTGGAGGGCGAGACATGGCGCGACAAGGCGGCCCTGCTGTCGGCGTGGATCGAAGAGGGGCTTGCGGCCCGCAACGCGGAGGGTACGCCGCAGGGTGGGGCGGGGGGCCGGGATGGCACGGCGGGAGGTCGCGCATGA
- a CDS encoding glycosyltransferase family 4 protein, with translation MRRPRVCMLLATDRLGGPGKGLVQFLRHGGLAGCSPVVVAYEAGEPGETEFTRAVRDTGADLRILRQRGAFDVSLIPQALRVVRDEGCEVLQSHGYKSHAVCACLHAMTGLPWVAFVHGWTAENVRVRAYRVLEQALLPLATRVVAVSDALGRSVWPAARRRMVVIPNAIDPAEALRDGDVPATGPHSGAHPDAFAQVPQVPGGASQPEAGDPAEALRDGDVPATGLYASPDASPDASPDASPDASPDANHDTGSDAGKGDLRAAFGIAADALVAGVVGRLSPEKGHIHFLRALARARQTEPRLVGLLAGDGPGADMLRREADMLGLAHAVTFAGHVSRVARVYRALDVAVLPSLSEGMPNAALEAMLHGLPVVASHVGGVPEVVRDGETGLLVPPGDEAQLAAALVALCADVERRKVLGARGRERVLGHFAPHQRAERILGLYHELLQPLAGEGQRHAKLG, from the coding sequence ATGAGACGCCCGCGCGTGTGCATGTTGCTGGCCACCGACAGGCTTGGCGGCCCGGGCAAGGGTCTCGTGCAGTTCTTGCGGCACGGGGGGCTGGCGGGTTGCTCGCCCGTGGTGGTGGCCTACGAGGCGGGCGAACCCGGAGAGACGGAGTTCACGCGGGCCGTGCGCGACACGGGGGCCGACCTGCGCATCCTGCGGCAGCGCGGCGCGTTCGATGTCTCGCTCATCCCGCAGGCCCTGCGCGTGGTGCGGGATGAAGGCTGCGAGGTGTTGCAGTCGCACGGCTACAAGAGTCACGCGGTATGCGCCTGCCTGCACGCCATGACGGGTCTGCCGTGGGTGGCCTTCGTGCATGGCTGGACGGCCGAGAACGTCAGGGTCCGCGCCTACAGGGTGCTTGAGCAGGCGCTGTTGCCGCTGGCGACGCGGGTCGTCGCCGTGTCGGACGCGCTGGGCCGCAGCGTGTGGCCTGCGGCGCGTCGGCGCATGGTGGTCATCCCCAACGCCATCGACCCCGCCGAGGCCCTGCGCGACGGAGACGTGCCAGCCACCGGGCCGCACTCCGGGGCGCATCCGGACGCCTTCGCACAGGTACCACAGGTACCGGGGGGGGCCTCGCAGCCCGAAGCGGGCGACCCCGCCGAGGCCCTGCGCGACGGAGACGTGCCAGCCACCGGCCTGTATGCGAGCCCCGATGCGAGCCCCGATGCGAGCCCCGATGCGAGCCCCGATGCGAGCCCGGATGCTAACCATGACACGGGTTCAGACGCAGGCAAGGGCGACCTGCGCGCCGCCTTCGGCATCGCCGCCGACGCTCTCGTCGCCGGTGTCGTGGGGAGACTCAGCCCCGAGAAGGGGCACATCCATTTCCTGCGGGCGCTGGCCCGTGCGCGGCAGACCGAACCACGCCTTGTGGGGCTGCTGGCTGGCGACGGCCCCGGTGCCGACATGCTGCGCCGCGAAGCGGACATGCTGGGCCTTGCCCATGCCGTGACCTTTGCGGGCCATGTGTCGCGCGTCGCCCGTGTCTACCGTGCGCTGGACGTGGCCGTGCTGCCCTCCCTCAGCGAGGGGATGCCCAACGCCGCCCTCGAGGCCATGCTGCACGGCCTGCCCGTGGTGGCAAGCCATGTGGGGGGCGTGCCGGAGGTGGTGCGCGACGGCGAGACGGGCCTTCTCGTGCCGCCGGGCGATGAGGCGCAGCTTGCCGCCGCGCTGGTCGCCCTGTGCGCCGACGTGGAACGCAGGAAGGTACTCGGGGCGCGCGGGCGTGAGCGTGTGCTCGGGCATTTTGCGCCGCACCAGCGGGCCGAGAGGATTCTGGGACTCTATCATGAACTGCTGCAACCGCTTGCCGGAGAAGGACAACGCCATGCGAAGCTGGGCTGA
- a CDS encoding acyltransferase, whose amino-acid sequence MNCCNRLPEKDNAMRSWAEFKVAIRKRETPFHAFLYDVAKALFGISVPVVPGLHAFLYNEWATRTSTWHNFWRVVYYEPMFKSQCAHVGKGFRMWYAGNGTTRILGKLAIHLDDDVSIFDNVSFVGLTVCENPELHIGEGTYIAPRVRFMVAKSVRIGRHSLVGCHMIFDNSGHPITDARARMMRGGGHPSVKGVKPVTIGDLCFLGEGSYVYPGTTVGDGVVAKVGTHIMGDIPPFCLIEGNPCRIVGKLPINDDLAEVFGPERVEAWRAAQASVVVDAPRPGVPGSARGNGTGEGQCDG is encoded by the coding sequence ATGAACTGCTGCAACCGCTTGCCGGAGAAGGACAACGCCATGCGAAGCTGGGCTGAATTCAAGGTCGCCATACGCAAGCGCGAGACGCCGTTCCACGCCTTCCTCTACGACGTGGCGAAGGCGCTGTTCGGCATCTCCGTGCCCGTGGTGCCGGGCTTGCACGCCTTTCTCTACAACGAATGGGCCACACGCACCTCGACGTGGCACAACTTCTGGCGCGTCGTCTATTACGAGCCGATGTTCAAGTCGCAATGCGCCCATGTGGGTAAGGGTTTTCGCATGTGGTACGCCGGAAACGGCACCACGCGCATCCTCGGCAAGCTCGCCATACACCTCGACGATGACGTGAGCATCTTCGACAACGTGTCCTTCGTCGGCCTTACAGTGTGCGAGAACCCTGAACTGCATATCGGAGAGGGAACCTACATCGCGCCTCGCGTGCGTTTCATGGTGGCGAAGAGCGTTCGCATAGGGCGTCACAGTCTGGTTGGCTGCCACATGATCTTCGACAACTCCGGGCACCCCATCACCGACGCGCGGGCGCGCATGATGCGCGGGGGCGGACACCCTTCGGTGAAGGGGGTGAAGCCCGTCACCATCGGCGACCTGTGCTTCCTTGGCGAGGGCAGCTACGTCTACCCCGGCACCACGGTGGGGGATGGCGTGGTGGCGAAGGTGGGCACGCACATCATGGGCGACATCCCGCCCTTCTGCCTCATCGAGGGCAACCCCTGCCGCATCGTGGGCAAGCTGCCCATCAACGACGACCTCGCGGAGGTCTTCGGGCCCGAGAGGGTGGAGGCGTGGCGTGCGGCGCAGGCTTCGGTGGTGGTGGACGCCCCGCGACCGGGTGTGCCCGGTAGCGCGAGGGGTAACGGGACGGGCGAGGGGCAGTGTGATGGATAG